A genomic stretch from Arachis stenosperma cultivar V10309 chromosome 3, arast.V10309.gnm1.PFL2, whole genome shotgun sequence includes:
- the LOC130970618 gene encoding uncharacterized protein LOC130970618: MASEEDNALRLVNTDDDSDSRMINKMATVESEISEKEKEEIRLLYERAERRGPAISYFPRRRKPAQKQRGVFEPNKSEISEKGKDETLYPPGREADLALNVKKLRSELIRLGLFDEEARRRTSSR; encoded by the exons ATGGCATCGGAGGAAGACAATGCGCTGCGTCTCGTGAATACTGATGACGACTCGGACTCCCGCATGATTAATAAG ATGGCAACGGTGGAgtctgagatttctgagaaagagaaagaggagaTTCGGCTACTTTATGAGAGAGCAGAAAGAAGGGGGCCCGCCATCAGCTACTTTCCCCGTCGGCGAAAACCAGCGCAGAAACAACGAGGAGTCTTTGAACCAAATAAG tctgagatttctgagaaagGGAAAGATGAAACTCTCTACCCTCCTGGTCGAGAAGCAGACCTTGCATTAAATGTGAAGAAACTACGATCAGAACTGATTCGCCTCGGCCTATTTGATGAGGAAGCCCGAAGAAGAACTTCGTCAAGATAA